One window from the genome of Candidatus Didemnitutus sp. encodes:
- a CDS encoding SAM-dependent DNA methyltransferase, with translation MPRAAKPAPAASLSPAPSSAAASAKAATTAQSLGSLLKSARDIMRKDKGLNGDLDRLPMLTWIMFLKFLDDLETQREQEAELRGTRFKPAIEPPYRWRDWAANPQGMTGDALIQWVNQDEATGPDGKRGPGLFAYLRRLTSSNGDNRRDVIATVFKGVQNRMVSGYLLRDVVNKIAAIHFTASDELHTLGALYESMLREMRDAAGDSGEFYTPRAVVRFIVRATDPRLGERVLDPATGTGGFLVEAFEHLKPQAQTVQQRRILQETSLYGCEPKPLPYLLGQMNLLLHGLDAPQIDPGNALRFKLTELGEKDRVDVILTNPPFGGEEEKGIQGNFPEDKQTAETALLFLQLIMRKLRKAPRTGFGPARAAVVVPNGTLFGDGVCARLKQELLTEFNLHTIVRLPNGVFAPYTSIPTNILFFDRSGPTEHVWYYEQPLPEGRKNYTKTAPIQFDEFADCLAWWDKRRKNDRAWKVSAKELLAAGCNLDRKNPSAKEDITHLPPEQLAASILQKEQRIAEIMGRIQKLLARSGK, from the coding sequence ATGCCCCGCGCCGCTAAGCCCGCTCCCGCCGCCTCGCTCTCGCCCGCTCCGTCGTCCGCCGCTGCCTCCGCGAAGGCCGCGACCACCGCCCAATCCCTCGGCTCCCTGCTGAAGTCCGCGCGCGACATCATGCGCAAGGACAAGGGCCTCAACGGCGACCTCGACCGGTTGCCGATGCTGACGTGGATCATGTTCCTCAAGTTCCTCGACGACCTCGAGACGCAGCGCGAGCAGGAGGCCGAGCTCCGCGGCACCCGCTTCAAGCCCGCCATCGAGCCGCCTTACCGCTGGCGCGATTGGGCCGCCAACCCTCAGGGCATGACCGGCGACGCGCTCATTCAGTGGGTCAACCAGGACGAAGCCACCGGCCCCGACGGCAAGCGCGGCCCCGGCCTCTTCGCCTACCTGCGCCGGCTCACCTCCAGCAACGGCGACAACCGCCGTGACGTCATCGCGACCGTCTTCAAGGGCGTGCAGAATCGCATGGTCAGCGGCTACCTGCTCCGCGACGTCGTCAACAAGATCGCCGCCATCCACTTCACCGCCTCCGACGAACTGCACACGCTCGGCGCGCTCTACGAGTCGATGCTCCGCGAAATGCGCGACGCCGCCGGCGACTCCGGCGAGTTCTACACGCCGCGCGCCGTCGTGCGCTTCATCGTCCGCGCCACCGATCCGCGCCTCGGCGAGCGCGTGCTCGATCCCGCCACCGGCACCGGCGGCTTCCTCGTCGAAGCGTTCGAACACCTGAAGCCGCAGGCGCAGACCGTGCAGCAACGGCGCATCCTGCAGGAAACCTCCCTCTACGGCTGCGAGCCCAAGCCGCTGCCGTATCTGCTCGGCCAGATGAATCTCCTCCTGCACGGACTCGACGCCCCGCAGATCGACCCGGGCAACGCCCTCCGCTTCAAGCTCACCGAGCTCGGCGAGAAGGACCGCGTCGACGTCATCCTCACCAACCCGCCCTTCGGCGGCGAGGAGGAGAAAGGCATTCAGGGCAACTTCCCCGAGGACAAGCAGACCGCCGAGACCGCGCTGCTCTTCCTCCAGCTCATCATGCGCAAGCTCCGCAAGGCGCCGCGCACCGGCTTTGGCCCCGCTCGCGCCGCCGTCGTCGTGCCCAACGGCACGCTCTTCGGCGACGGCGTCTGCGCCCGCCTCAAACAGGAGCTGCTCACCGAGTTCAACCTCCACACCATCGTCCGGCTGCCCAACGGCGTCTTCGCGCCCTACACCAGCATCCCGACGAACATCCTCTTCTTCGACCGCTCCGGCCCCACCGAGCACGTTTGGTATTACGAGCAGCCGCTCCCCGAGGGTCGGAAAAACTACACCAAGACCGCGCCCATCCAGTTCGACGAATTCGCCGACTGCCTCGCGTGGTGGGACAAACGCCGGAAGAACGACCGCGCCTGGAAAGTCTCCGCCAAGGAACTCCTCGCCGCCGGCTGCAACCTCGACCGCAAGAACCCGAGCGCGAAGGAAGACATCACGCACCTCCCGCCCGAACAGCTCGCCGCCAGCATTCTCCAGAAGGAACAGCGCATCGCCGAGATCATGGGCCGCATCCAAAAACTCCTCGCGCGCTCCGGCAAATGA
- a CDS encoding zeta toxin family protein — MIARGLSPFDPAASLVRAGRLVLERIVEFEAARTGFAFETTLSGRTYVPVLRRLRARGFRIHLFYLWIPDPDLALLRIRDRVENGGHDVPEHDVRRRFDRSLRNFFTLYRPLCDTVHFFDNSSDVPRLVFKDRAGKTTVVDSLLYSEIQSSLSR, encoded by the coding sequence TTGATCGCCCGCGGCCTGTCGCCGTTCGACCCCGCCGCGAGCCTCGTCCGGGCGGGTCGTCTGGTTCTGGAGCGCATCGTCGAGTTCGAGGCTGCCCGCACCGGCTTTGCCTTCGAGACCACGCTTTCGGGTCGGACCTACGTTCCAGTCCTTCGCCGGCTGCGGGCCCGCGGCTTCAGAATCCATCTTTTCTACCTCTGGATTCCCGACCCCGATCTCGCGCTGCTGCGTATTCGCGACCGAGTGGAAAACGGCGGCCACGATGTGCCCGAGCACGACGTGCGGCGCCGCTTCGACCGCAGCCTGCGCAACTTCTTCACGCTCTACCGCCCCCTCTGCGACACCGTGCACTTCTTCGACAACTCGTCCGATGTCCCTCGGCTCGTTTTCAAAGACCGAGCTGGAAAAACGACGGTCGTTGATTCACTCCTCTACTCTGAAATCCAGTCCTCGCTGTCGCGATGA
- a CDS encoding restriction endonuclease subunit S, whose protein sequence is MSAWPKVRLGEVLRRVERFEPRDELTEYPFAGTYSFARGIFVGERKLGSTFALPKIQRVRQGDFVYCKIMAWEGAFGLVPAEADNCVMSGAFVAYELHRDRIDERFLGYFFKVPDHWRSIGSQSSGTNVRRQSLHPTQFEAAEIPLPPLAEQRRVVARIEELAAQIHEARTFRHQATEEADALVQNQAGKIFERLSREHEARDFGSFSPHVTSGPRNWAKHYETSGARFYRAQDIGPSGSVIEDSKVFITPPPGNQGRSATLQTGDLMLVITGATVGRACVFRGGLEPGFVSQHVAICRLPQSAIDPEFALWALRSPFGQSQLLGQRYGQGKPGLNLTNIKSLKLPFPPLPVQRRIVAELDALQAEVDALKRHQAETAAELDALLPALLDRAFKGELCGSATTVNISPRRP, encoded by the coding sequence ATGAGCGCGTGGCCGAAAGTGAGGCTTGGCGAGGTGCTGCGGCGCGTTGAGCGTTTCGAGCCACGCGACGAGCTAACAGAGTATCCCTTTGCGGGCACCTACAGTTTCGCACGTGGAATCTTCGTCGGAGAACGGAAACTCGGCTCCACGTTCGCCCTACCGAAAATCCAACGTGTTCGTCAGGGCGATTTCGTCTACTGCAAGATCATGGCTTGGGAAGGAGCTTTCGGTCTCGTTCCTGCCGAAGCAGACAACTGTGTCATGTCCGGTGCGTTTGTCGCGTATGAGCTGCATCGAGATCGAATCGACGAACGCTTCCTCGGCTATTTTTTCAAGGTTCCCGACCACTGGCGTTCTATCGGCAGTCAAAGTTCCGGAACGAATGTTCGCCGCCAAAGCCTGCATCCAACTCAGTTCGAGGCGGCAGAAATCCCGCTACCGCCGCTGGCGGAGCAGCGGCGGGTGGTGGCGCGCATCGAGGAACTCGCCGCCCAAATCCACGAAGCCCGCACCTTCCGCCACCAAGCCACCGAAGAAGCCGACGCGCTTGTGCAGAATCAAGCCGGCAAAATCTTTGAGCGCCTGAGCCGCGAACATGAAGCTCGAGACTTCGGTAGTTTCTCACCGCATGTCACCAGCGGCCCACGCAATTGGGCAAAACACTACGAGACTTCAGGAGCTCGCTTTTATCGTGCTCAAGACATCGGTCCATCTGGCTCGGTAATCGAAGACTCTAAGGTTTTCATCACTCCTCCTCCGGGCAACCAAGGGCGCTCAGCCACCCTCCAAACCGGCGACCTAATGCTTGTGATTACAGGTGCGACCGTCGGCCGCGCGTGCGTCTTCCGTGGAGGACTCGAACCTGGATTTGTTAGTCAGCACGTCGCGATTTGCCGTCTGCCGCAGAGTGCGATCGATCCTGAATTCGCTTTGTGGGCGCTGCGTAGTCCATTCGGGCAATCCCAATTGCTGGGACAGCGTTACGGACAAGGAAAACCCGGGTTGAATCTCACGAACATCAAATCGCTGAAGCTTCCCTTTCCCCCGCTCCCCGTCCAACGCCGCATCGTCGCCGAGCTCGACGCGTTGCAGGCGGAGGTGGACGCGCTGAAACGCCACCAAGCCGAGACCGCCGCCGAACTCGACGCCCTCCTCCCCGCCCTCCTCGACCGCGCCTTCAAGGGCGAGCTCTGCGGGTCAGCGACGACGGTGAATATTTCCCCGCGGCGCCCCTAG
- a CDS encoding DEAD/DEAH box helicase family protein gives MSNEADTCRKLVVPMLQAAGWDNSPHTIAEQRSITDGRIVPVGKGFIRKPPKRVDYLLCYERNLPLAVVEAKADYKTAGDGLQQAKDYAETLGLKFAYATNGAEIVEFDFVTGQETFVSAYPTPTELWARYRAAMNLTDDDAAARLAAPMNREVKKGERYYQEIAVNLAVAGIVTGRRRQLLTLATGTGKTAVAVQICWKLWSTGWNRKGEHRKPKILYLADRSILVDDPKDKEFAVFGEARWKIEGGVKNLGREMYFATYQALMPPDPNRTDKTKPGTRAFYKEFAADFFDLIIVDECHRGSAGTDSNWRDILTYFEPAAQLGMTATPLRDDNRDTYRYFGNPIYTYSLRQGIEDGFLAPYRVHRVVTEWDAAGWRPSAGDLDRYGRAIPDEEYQTQDFERAVALRARTRAIARHLTEFLQRTDRFAKTIVFCVDQEHADEMRRELNNLNADLVAKHPDYVCRVTADEGAIGRGHLSKFQDIETQTPVILTTSQLLTTGVNAPTCKNVVLARIVSSMTDFKQIIGRGTRVRDDYGKLWFNIIDYTGSATRLFADPDFDGEPARLSESDLEGPYPETPPDDDGGSEEPPPDDGGVIIDPPPGGERRKYYFDGGQVAIAAHLVYHLDPDGKQLRVVRYVDYTAEKVRDLVPSTPELRAKWADPAQRADIIAKLQERGISFDELAAQAKQPEADPFDLLCHLAFNAPLRTRRERAQQLKQNKPDYFARYSPEARAVLDELLEKYAEHGDAQFVLPDILKVPPLSEHGQIGDIIKLFGSSEKLRAAVTELQNSLYAS, from the coding sequence ATGTCGAACGAAGCCGATACCTGTCGAAAATTGGTCGTGCCGATGCTCCAAGCTGCCGGCTGGGATAACTCGCCGCACACCATCGCGGAACAGCGCAGCATCACCGACGGGCGCATCGTTCCGGTTGGAAAAGGCTTCATCCGCAAGCCGCCCAAGCGCGTCGACTACCTGCTCTGCTACGAGCGCAACCTGCCCCTCGCGGTCGTTGAGGCCAAAGCCGACTACAAGACCGCCGGCGACGGTCTTCAACAGGCCAAGGACTACGCCGAGACGCTCGGCTTGAAATTCGCCTACGCGACCAATGGCGCCGAGATCGTCGAGTTCGACTTCGTCACCGGCCAAGAGACTTTCGTTTCCGCTTACCCCACGCCCACGGAACTTTGGGCGCGATATCGCGCGGCGATGAACCTCACCGACGACGACGCGGCCGCACGGCTGGCCGCGCCGATGAACCGGGAGGTCAAGAAAGGCGAACGCTACTACCAAGAAATCGCCGTCAATCTCGCCGTCGCCGGCATCGTCACCGGCCGCCGTCGCCAACTGCTCACGCTCGCCACTGGCACCGGTAAGACCGCCGTGGCAGTCCAGATTTGCTGGAAGCTCTGGAGCACCGGCTGGAATCGCAAGGGCGAGCACCGCAAACCGAAGATTCTCTACCTCGCCGATCGCAGCATTCTCGTCGACGACCCGAAGGACAAGGAGTTCGCGGTGTTCGGCGAGGCACGCTGGAAGATCGAGGGCGGCGTCAAGAACCTCGGGCGTGAGATGTATTTCGCGACTTACCAGGCGCTCATGCCGCCGGATCCGAATCGCACCGACAAAACCAAACCGGGAACGCGCGCCTTCTACAAGGAGTTCGCCGCCGATTTCTTCGATCTGATCATCGTCGACGAATGCCACCGCGGCAGCGCTGGCACCGATTCCAACTGGCGCGATATCCTCACCTATTTTGAGCCCGCGGCCCAACTCGGGATGACCGCCACGCCGCTGCGCGACGACAACCGCGACACTTACCGCTATTTCGGCAACCCCATCTACACCTACTCGCTCCGCCAAGGCATCGAAGACGGTTTCCTCGCTCCCTACCGCGTGCACCGCGTCGTCACGGAATGGGACGCCGCCGGCTGGCGCCCGAGCGCCGGCGACCTCGATCGTTATGGCCGCGCCATTCCGGACGAGGAATACCAGACGCAGGATTTCGAGCGCGCCGTGGCTCTCCGCGCCCGCACCCGAGCCATCGCTCGGCATCTGACCGAGTTTCTCCAGCGCACCGACCGCTTCGCCAAGACGATCGTGTTCTGCGTCGATCAGGAGCACGCCGACGAGATGCGTCGCGAGCTCAATAACCTGAACGCCGATCTCGTCGCGAAGCATCCCGACTACGTTTGCCGCGTCACCGCCGACGAAGGCGCGATCGGGCGCGGACACCTGAGCAAATTTCAGGATATCGAGACGCAAACACCCGTCATTCTCACCACCTCGCAGTTGCTCACCACCGGCGTGAACGCGCCCACCTGCAAGAACGTCGTGTTGGCTCGCATCGTGTCTTCGATGACCGATTTCAAACAGATCATCGGGCGCGGCACCCGCGTGCGCGACGACTACGGCAAGCTGTGGTTCAACATCATCGACTACACGGGTTCGGCCACGCGCCTCTTTGCCGATCCTGATTTCGATGGCGAGCCAGCGCGCCTCAGCGAGAGCGACCTCGAAGGCCCGTATCCGGAAACCCCTCCAGACGACGACGGCGGCTCCGAAGAACCACCGCCGGACGACGGCGGCGTCATCATCGATCCTCCGCCCGGCGGCGAGCGCCGCAAATACTACTTCGACGGCGGTCAGGTCGCGATCGCTGCGCACCTCGTCTATCACCTCGATCCCGACGGCAAGCAGCTCCGCGTCGTCCGCTACGTTGACTATACCGCCGAAAAAGTCCGCGATCTCGTGCCGAGCACTCCGGAGCTGCGCGCCAAATGGGCCGACCCCGCGCAACGCGCCGACATCATCGCCAAGCTGCAAGAGCGCGGCATCAGCTTCGACGAACTCGCCGCGCAGGCCAAGCAACCCGAGGCCGACCCGTTCGACCTGCTTTGCCATCTCGCCTTCAACGCCCCGCTGCGCACCCGCCGCGAGCGCGCCCAGCAGCTCAAACAGAACAAGCCCGACTACTTCGCGCGCTATTCGCCCGAAGCTCGCGCCGTCCTCGACGAATTGCTCGAGAAATACGCCGAGCACGGCGACGCGCAGTTCGTGCTGCCGGACATTCTCAAAGTCCCGCCGCTCTCCGAGCACGGCCAGATCGGCGACATCATCAAACTTTTCGGCTCGTCGGAAAAGCTCCGCGCGGCCGTCACCGAGCTGCAGAACTCGCTCTATGCCTCGTAA